A single region of the Mycobacterium avium subsp. avium genome encodes:
- a CDS encoding AAA family ATPase: MLHTVAVRGYRSLREVVLPLGRLSVITGANGTGKSSLYRALRLLADCGRGEVIGSLAREGGLQSVLWAGPEQPAGARRSGKTEGTVRTRPVSLELGFAADDFGYLVDLGLPQSAGKSVFARDPEIKREVLFAGPVLRPSTTLVRRSRGFAEASADSGSGFDELSRSLPSYHSVLAEYAHPQALPELAAVRDRLRGWRFYDGFRVDAGAPARHPQVGTRTPVLADDGSDLAAAIQTILESGFDDLDRAVAEAFDGATVSVAIHDGLFDLQLRQRGMLRALRSAELSDGTLRFLLWSAALLSPQPPSLMVLNEPETSLHPDLVAPLASLIRTTAASTQVVVVTHSRTLLEFLDTVPLSEGADGEAVEIELYKDWGETRIGGQTLMTTPRWDWGTR; this comes from the coding sequence ATGCTGCACACCGTCGCGGTCCGGGGCTACCGCTCGCTGCGCGAGGTGGTTCTGCCGCTGGGCCGGCTGTCGGTGATCACCGGCGCCAACGGCACCGGCAAGTCGTCGCTGTATCGAGCACTGCGGTTGCTGGCGGATTGCGGCCGCGGCGAGGTGATCGGGTCGCTGGCCCGCGAGGGCGGCCTGCAATCGGTGCTGTGGGCCGGCCCCGAGCAGCCGGCCGGCGCGCGGCGCTCCGGGAAGACCGAGGGCACCGTGCGCACCCGGCCCGTATCCCTCGAATTGGGCTTCGCTGCAGACGATTTCGGTTATCTGGTGGATCTGGGCCTGCCGCAGTCGGCCGGGAAGTCGGTGTTCGCCCGCGATCCGGAGATCAAACGCGAAGTGCTGTTCGCCGGCCCGGTGCTGCGGCCCAGCACGACCCTGGTGCGACGGTCCCGCGGTTTCGCCGAGGCCAGCGCCGACTCCGGCAGCGGTTTCGACGAGCTGTCCCGGTCGCTGCCGTCGTATCACAGTGTGCTCGCCGAATACGCCCACCCGCAGGCGCTGCCCGAACTGGCGGCGGTGCGAGATCGGCTGCGCGGCTGGCGGTTCTACGACGGCTTCCGGGTCGACGCGGGGGCACCGGCGCGGCACCCGCAGGTGGGCACCCGCACCCCGGTGCTCGCCGACGACGGCAGCGACCTCGCCGCAGCGATCCAGACCATCCTCGAGTCGGGGTTCGACGACCTCGACCGGGCCGTCGCCGAGGCGTTCGACGGCGCCACCGTCTCGGTGGCCATCCACGACGGGTTGTTCGACCTTCAGCTGCGCCAGCGCGGCATGCTGCGCGCCCTGCGGTCGGCCGAATTATCCGACGGCACACTGCGTTTCCTGCTGTGGTCCGCCGCGCTGCTCAGCCCGCAACCGCCGTCGCTGATGGTGCTCAACGAGCCCGAGACCTCGCTGCACCCCGACCTGGTCGCCCCGCTGGCCTCGCTGATCCGCACCACCGCCGCCAGCACCCAGGTCGTCGTGGTCACCCACTCCCGCACGCTGCTGGAGTTTCTGGATACGGTTCCGTTGAGCGAGGGCGCCGACGGCGAAGCCGTCGAGATCGAGCTGTACAAGGACTGGGGCGAAACGCGCATCGGCGGGCAGACTTTGATGACGACGCCCCGCTGGGATTGGGGCACCCGGTAG
- a CDS encoding glycosyltransferase — protein MRVVQVANFYGPRSGGLRTAVDRLGAEYCAHGHEVFLIVPGQRTERARLYTGVVRITLPARLIPFTGGYRAVLPGPVKALLEALRPDALEVSDRLTLRSLGRWGRDHGVTTVMISHERLDRLVGQVLPRRAAQKFADLANARTAADYDTVVCTTGFAREEFDRIGAGNTVTVPLGVDLQTFHPRHHSQLVRRRWAAPTQLLLVHCGRLSVEKRVDRSIDALGELCHAGVDARLVVVSEGPLRARLQRQAARLPVDFTGFVSDRTTVAQLLASADVTLAPGPHETFGLAALESLACGTPAVVSRTSALTEIVTPDSGASAANDPAAIARAVSAIVSRPERQRRISARRRAEDFTWHRAAAGMLASLRAPVFDDPGGHSEQTA, from the coding sequence ATGCGTGTCGTACAGGTCGCCAATTTCTATGGCCCTCGCTCCGGCGGCCTTCGCACCGCGGTCGACCGACTGGGCGCCGAATACTGCGCCCACGGCCACGAGGTCTTCCTGATCGTTCCGGGGCAGCGCACCGAGCGTGCCCGGCTGTACACCGGCGTGGTGCGAATCACCTTGCCCGCCCGACTGATTCCCTTCACCGGCGGCTACCGCGCGGTGCTGCCGGGCCCGGTCAAGGCGCTGCTGGAAGCGTTGCGGCCCGACGCACTGGAGGTGTCCGACCGGCTCACCCTGCGATCGCTGGGCCGCTGGGGCCGCGACCACGGCGTCACGACGGTGATGATCTCTCACGAGCGGCTGGATCGCCTTGTGGGGCAGGTACTTCCGCGACGGGCAGCGCAGAAGTTCGCCGACTTGGCCAACGCCCGCACCGCCGCCGACTACGACACCGTGGTGTGCACCACGGGCTTTGCGCGTGAGGAATTCGACCGCATCGGCGCCGGCAACACCGTCACCGTCCCGCTGGGGGTGGACCTGCAGACGTTTCATCCGCGGCACCACTCGCAGCTGGTGCGCCGCCGCTGGGCGGCGCCGACCCAGCTGCTGCTGGTCCATTGCGGCCGGCTGTCGGTGGAAAAGCGCGTCGACCGCAGCATCGACGCGCTCGGCGAGCTGTGCCACGCCGGTGTCGACGCGCGGCTGGTGGTGGTGAGCGAGGGCCCGCTGCGGGCCAGGCTGCAGCGGCAGGCCGCCCGGCTCCCGGTCGACTTCACCGGTTTCGTCTCCGATCGCACCACCGTGGCCCAGCTGCTCGCCTCGGCCGATGTGACGCTGGCCCCGGGACCGCACGAGACGTTCGGGCTGGCCGCGCTGGAGTCGCTGGCGTGCGGCACGCCGGCCGTGGTCTCGCGCACGTCGGCGCTGACCGAGATCGTCACCCCGGACAGCGGCGCATCGGCCGCCAACGACCCGGCCGCCATCGCGCGAGCGGTCAGCGCCATCGTCAGCCGGCCCGAGCGGCAGCGCCGCATTTCCGCGCGGCGCCGCGCCGAGGACTTCACCTGGCACCGGGCCGCCGCCGGCATGCTGGCGTCGTTGCGGGCACCGGTTTTCGACGATCCGGGCGGGCACTCCGAACAAACCGCCTGA
- a CDS encoding sulfurtransferase: MGARDQVLITATELADVIEAGDPVSILDVRWRLDEPDGRAAYLQGHLPGAVYVSLEDELSDHTVSGRGRHPLPSGPSLQAAARRWGIRQDTPVVVYDDWNRAGSARAWWLLRAAGLDNVRILDGGLAAWRATGGRLESGPVEPAPGNVTVPHDDLHSGNRPTVTTEQVAAGAATLIDARAPERYRGEVEPLDPVAGHIPGAENLPSGDVLAADGTFLDDDALARVFAEHRIERHGAVAAYCGSGVTATVTIAALAAVGRTAALYPGSWSEWCADPARPVERGGA; encoded by the coding sequence GTGGGGGCACGCGATCAGGTATTGATCACCGCGACCGAGTTGGCCGACGTCATCGAGGCCGGAGACCCGGTGAGCATCCTGGACGTGCGGTGGAGGCTCGACGAGCCCGACGGCCGCGCGGCCTACCTGCAGGGCCACCTTCCCGGCGCGGTGTACGTCTCGCTCGAGGACGAGCTCAGCGACCACACGGTGTCCGGGCGGGGCCGTCACCCGCTGCCGTCGGGACCCAGCCTGCAGGCGGCCGCCCGCCGATGGGGCATCCGGCAGGACACACCGGTGGTGGTCTACGACGACTGGAACCGCGCCGGCTCCGCGCGCGCCTGGTGGCTGCTGCGCGCGGCCGGGCTGGACAACGTCCGCATTCTGGACGGCGGGCTGGCCGCCTGGCGGGCGACCGGCGGCCGACTCGAGTCCGGGCCGGTCGAACCAGCGCCCGGGAATGTGACTGTGCCGCATGATGATTTGCATTCCGGCAACCGTCCGACCGTGACGACCGAGCAGGTGGCCGCGGGCGCCGCCACACTCATCGACGCCCGGGCGCCGGAACGCTACCGCGGCGAGGTGGAACCGCTCGATCCCGTCGCCGGGCACATTCCCGGCGCCGAGAATCTGCCCAGCGGCGACGTTTTGGCGGCCGACGGCACCTTCCTCGACGACGACGCGCTCGCCCGGGTGTTCGCCGAGCACCGAATCGAGCGGCACGGCGCGGTGGCCGCCTACTGCGGCTCGGGCGTCACCGCCACCGTGACGATCGCCGCGCTCGCGGCGGTGGGCCGAACGGCGGCGCTGTACCCGGGATCGTGGTCGGAGTGGTGCGCGGACCCGGCCCGCCCGGTGGAACGCGGCGGCGCGTAG
- a CDS encoding sulfite exporter TauE/SafE family protein — MVALAVLFLIALAAGALGGLVGTGSSLVLLPALVMMYGPRITVPVMGIAAVMANVARVAAWWRQIRWRPVLAYALPGTPAVVLGANTLLSIPQAVVDGLLGVFFLAMIPVRRVALARRWRIRLRHLAVAGVVVGFLTGLVLSTGPLSVPVFTGYGLSGGAFLGSEAVSALLLYIGKIGTFSQLGALSFAVVTRGLVIGTALMIGPFVARPLVRRTDQRHYALLIDGVLLVAAAGMFIATATH, encoded by the coding sequence ATGGTGGCTCTCGCCGTCCTCTTTCTCATCGCCCTGGCCGCCGGAGCGCTCGGCGGGCTGGTGGGCACCGGCTCGTCCCTGGTGCTGCTGCCAGCGCTGGTCATGATGTACGGGCCGCGAATTACGGTGCCCGTCATGGGGATTGCGGCGGTGATGGCGAACGTCGCGCGGGTTGCCGCGTGGTGGCGGCAGATTCGCTGGCGGCCGGTCCTTGCCTATGCGCTGCCGGGGACTCCTGCCGTCGTGCTCGGCGCGAACACCCTGCTGAGCATCCCGCAGGCGGTGGTCGACGGGCTGCTGGGGGTGTTTTTCCTCGCGATGATCCCGGTACGCAGGGTTGCGCTGGCCCGCCGGTGGCGGATTCGGCTGCGGCATTTGGCCGTCGCGGGCGTCGTCGTCGGCTTCCTCACCGGTCTGGTCCTGTCGACGGGCCCGCTGAGCGTGCCCGTGTTCACCGGATACGGGCTGTCCGGCGGCGCGTTCCTCGGGTCGGAGGCCGTCAGCGCCTTGCTGCTCTACATCGGCAAAATCGGCACCTTCAGCCAGCTGGGCGCGCTCAGCTTCGCCGTGGTGACCCGCGGGCTGGTGATCGGCACCGCCTTGATGATCGGGCCCTTCGTCGCGCGTCCGCTCGTGCGCCGAACCGATCAGCGGCATTATGCGCTCCTGATTGACGGCGTGCTCCTCGTCGCCGCCGCCGGCATGTTCATCGCGACCGCGACACACTGA
- a CDS encoding lipoprotein LpqH has protein sequence MRNLNDRRRVVGAATALGVLALGAGLPGCSGKNGHPAATPSSTAALASTTVMIDGNKHTMIAGVDCTSAAAQPNASPPESGDLTTRISVHDDSASVSLAVSDEQPPTVDGFAISLKLDNGQYQLPYQGTKSPTQVQATKDGKSYTVTGTGQATTPGQSGTRDVTFGIHVTCP, from the coding sequence ATGAGGAACCTGAACGATCGGCGCCGGGTCGTCGGCGCCGCGACCGCGCTCGGTGTGCTGGCGTTGGGGGCCGGGCTGCCCGGATGTTCCGGCAAGAACGGCCACCCGGCTGCCACCCCGAGTTCCACCGCCGCGTTGGCAAGCACCACCGTGATGATCGACGGGAACAAGCACACCATGATCGCCGGCGTCGACTGCACCAGCGCAGCAGCACAACCGAATGCGTCGCCGCCGGAATCGGGAGACCTCACCACCCGCATCAGCGTGCACGACGACTCGGCGTCGGTCTCCCTCGCGGTCTCCGACGAACAACCGCCCACCGTCGATGGCTTCGCGATTTCGCTCAAGCTGGACAACGGCCAATATCAATTGCCGTACCAGGGAACCAAATCGCCGACTCAGGTGCAGGCAACCAAGGACGGCAAGAGCTACACGGTCACCGGCACCGGCCAGGCGACCACACCCGGCCAAAGCGGGACGCGCGACGTGACGTTCGGGATCCACGTCACCTGCCCGTGA
- a CDS encoding alpha/beta fold hydrolase has protein sequence MDIFAQWQGGGTELRWRSTTAANDGREVGVFSRRCGTPGAPALVLVHGFPTSSIDYFALAGELSRDFDIHLLDFPGYGLSDKPPEPYVYSLYDDARLLVHAITEVWRLSDYRMLTHDRGSSVGMIASGMLAALDPPAAPVDLILTNANIYLPLANLTAFQSALLDPSTARATAAATTPELLAAGMGASTFMPRRTLDDPEIAALAKCFAHNDGIRVLPDTIQYLNERAADETRWLEALSTSDVDTTMVWGLHDNVAPLRVPNHVWQTYLKTKPGRNRYWVIPGADHYLQCDAPAQLAEIVRLTARGEDVPLQTLGDRPDGAVLVDGGAS, from the coding sequence TTGGACATTTTCGCGCAGTGGCAAGGCGGCGGCACCGAACTTCGTTGGCGCTCGACCACCGCGGCCAACGACGGCAGGGAAGTCGGGGTGTTCAGCCGCCGTTGCGGCACCCCGGGTGCGCCCGCATTGGTGTTGGTGCACGGCTTTCCGACGTCGAGCATCGACTACTTCGCCTTGGCCGGCGAGCTGAGCCGTGACTTCGACATCCACCTGCTCGACTTCCCCGGCTACGGACTGTCCGACAAACCGCCCGAGCCGTACGTGTATTCGCTGTACGACGACGCCCGTCTGCTCGTCCACGCCATCACCGAGGTGTGGCGACTGTCCGACTACCGCATGCTGACCCACGACCGCGGCAGCAGTGTCGGCATGATCGCGTCGGGCATGCTGGCCGCGCTCGACCCGCCGGCCGCACCCGTCGACCTGATCCTGACCAACGCCAACATCTACCTTCCGCTGGCCAACCTCACCGCGTTTCAGAGCGCGCTGCTCGATCCCTCGACCGCGCGGGCCACCGCGGCCGCGACCACACCCGAGCTGCTGGCGGCCGGAATGGGCGCCAGCACGTTCATGCCGCGGCGGACGCTGGACGACCCGGAGATCGCCGCCCTGGCGAAATGCTTCGCCCACAACGACGGAATCCGGGTGCTGCCTGACACCATTCAATATCTCAACGAGCGCGCCGCCGACGAAACCCGTTGGCTGGAAGCGCTTTCCACCAGCGATGTGGACACCACCATGGTGTGGGGACTGCACGACAACGTCGCGCCGCTGCGCGTCCCCAACCACGTATGGCAGACGTATCTGAAGACGAAGCCGGGCCGCAACCGCTACTGGGTGATCCCCGGCGCCGACCACTATCTGCAGTGCGACGCCCCCGCGCAATTGGCCGAGATCGTGCGCCTGACCGCCCGCGGCGAGGACGTGCCGCTGCAAACCCTGGGAGATCGGCCCGACGGCGCGGTGTTGGTGGACGGCGGCGCCAGCTAG
- a CDS encoding cytochrome P450 gives MTGTSAIELYYDPFDSDIDDNPYPVWQRMREEAPLYYNEKYNFYALSRYEDVARELPNWQTYQSGRGTTADILFSNVEVPPGILLFEDPPLHDLHRRLLSRVFTPRRMLAVEDLVRGFCVRELDPLVGAGGFDFIRDLGAMMPMRTIGYLLGIPEEDQEKIRDRSVANIELSRDSDPAAVDANVFANSIALFAEYIEWRADHPSDDLMTELLRAEIDEPDGTRRPLSRTEVLAYTAMIAGAGNETTARLIGFMGQLLSDHPDQRRELAADPSLIPGAVEETLRFEPPSPVQARYVARDAEHYGRVVPEGSFMLLLNGSANRDPRRFTDPDRYDIHRQGGGHLSFGQGLHFCLGSALARMEARVAFEEVLKRWRDWEVDYANAERARTASVRGWARLPVVTGG, from the coding sequence CCAGCGCGATCGAGTTGTACTACGACCCTTTCGATTCTGACATCGACGACAACCCGTACCCAGTGTGGCAGCGCATGCGCGAAGAAGCGCCGCTGTACTACAACGAGAAGTACAACTTCTACGCGCTGAGCCGCTACGAAGACGTGGCACGCGAATTGCCGAACTGGCAGACCTACCAATCCGGGCGGGGCACCACCGCCGACATCCTGTTCTCCAATGTCGAAGTGCCGCCGGGCATTCTGCTGTTCGAGGACCCGCCGCTGCACGACCTGCACCGCCGCCTGCTGTCGCGCGTCTTCACCCCGCGGCGGATGCTGGCCGTGGAGGACCTGGTGCGCGGATTCTGTGTCCGTGAGCTGGACCCGCTGGTGGGCGCCGGCGGCTTCGATTTCATCAGGGATCTGGGGGCGATGATGCCGATGCGCACCATCGGCTACCTGCTGGGCATCCCCGAGGAAGACCAGGAGAAGATCCGGGACCGCAGCGTCGCCAACATCGAGTTGTCCCGCGACAGTGACCCCGCCGCGGTGGACGCGAACGTGTTCGCCAACTCGATCGCGTTGTTCGCCGAATACATCGAGTGGCGGGCCGATCATCCCTCCGACGATCTGATGACCGAGCTGCTCCGAGCCGAGATCGACGAACCCGACGGCACCCGGCGCCCGCTGTCGCGCACCGAGGTGCTGGCCTACACCGCGATGATCGCCGGCGCCGGCAACGAGACCACCGCGCGGCTGATCGGTTTCATGGGACAGCTGCTCTCCGACCACCCGGATCAACGACGCGAACTCGCCGCCGACCCGTCGCTGATCCCCGGGGCGGTCGAGGAGACGCTGCGCTTCGAACCGCCGTCTCCGGTGCAGGCGCGTTACGTGGCGCGGGACGCCGAGCACTACGGCCGCGTCGTCCCGGAAGGGTCGTTCATGTTGCTGCTCAACGGTTCTGCGAACCGCGACCCGCGCCGCTTCACCGATCCCGACCGCTACGACATTCACCGGCAAGGGGGAGGCCACCTCAGCTTCGGCCAGGGCCTGCATTTCTGCCTCGGTTCGGCGCTGGCCCGAATGGAGGCGCGGGTGGCTTTCGAAGAGGTGCTCAAACGCTGGCGGGACTGGGAAGTCGACTACGCCAACGCCGAGCGCGCGCGCACCGCGAGCGTGCGCGGGTGGGCGCGGCTGCCGGTCGTCACCGGTGGTTAG